A part of Corynebacterium afermentans subsp. lipophilum genomic DNA contains:
- the mraY gene encoding phospho-N-acetylmuramoyl-pentapeptide-transferase, which yields MVQVICAGIISFLVSIFLTPALIRYFNRRAMGQEIREDGPASHARKRGTPTMGGIAILAGITMGYLGGSLVALVTGHAAFTATGLIVLFLTLSLGLVGFADDGIKLFMSRNLGLNKTAKLVAQLAISLIFGWLILRFPDENGLTPGSQFLSFVRDIETIDLTFGGGTIGTIFFLIFIYILLAAWSNAVNLTDGLDGLASGTTALVMAAYVGITFWQFRNSCEAVAAAGCYSVRDPLDLAILASAGFGACVGFLWWNAAPAKIFMGDTGSLALGGLVAGLSVGSRTELLMIIIGALFVLEALSVVIQVVSFKSTGKRVFRMAPFHHHFENGGWHETTVVVRFWIISAMAFMLGLAVFYGEWLNGANL from the coding sequence ATGGTTCAAGTTATCTGCGCCGGAATCATCAGCTTTTTGGTTTCGATCTTCCTCACCCCTGCGCTCATCCGGTACTTCAACCGGCGGGCCATGGGCCAGGAGATCCGCGAGGATGGTCCGGCGTCCCATGCCCGCAAACGCGGCACCCCGACGATGGGCGGCATCGCCATCCTCGCCGGCATCACCATGGGCTACCTCGGCGGCAGCCTCGTCGCTCTGGTCACAGGCCACGCAGCGTTCACGGCCACCGGCCTGATCGTGCTGTTTCTCACCCTGTCCCTGGGCCTGGTCGGCTTCGCGGACGACGGCATCAAGCTGTTCATGTCGCGCAACCTGGGCCTGAACAAGACCGCGAAACTGGTGGCGCAGCTGGCCATCTCGCTCATCTTCGGCTGGCTCATCCTGCGCTTCCCGGACGAGAACGGGCTGACCCCGGGCTCGCAGTTTTTAAGCTTCGTGCGCGACATCGAAACGATCGACCTGACCTTCGGCGGCGGGACGATCGGCACGATCTTCTTCCTCATTTTCATCTACATTCTGCTGGCCGCTTGGTCGAACGCGGTGAACCTCACCGACGGCCTGGACGGGCTCGCCTCCGGCACCACCGCGCTGGTGATGGCGGCGTACGTGGGCATCACCTTCTGGCAGTTCCGCAACTCGTGCGAGGCCGTAGCGGCCGCCGGCTGCTACAGCGTGCGCGACCCGCTGGATCTGGCCATCCTGGCGTCCGCAGGCTTCGGCGCCTGCGTGGGCTTCCTCTGGTGGAACGCCGCCCCGGCGAAAATTTTCATGGGCGACACCGGCTCGCTCGCGCTTGGCGGCCTGGTCGCTGGCCTGTCCGTCGGCTCGCGCACGGAGCTGCTGATGATCATCATCGGCGCGCTGTTCGTGCTCGAAGCGCTCTCGGTGGTCATTCAGGTGGTGTCGTTTAAGTCCACCGGCAAGCGCGTGTTCCGCATGGCGCCGTTCCACCACCACTTTGAAAACGGCGGCTGGCACGAAACCACCGTTGTGGTGCGGTTCTGGATCATCTCCGCCATGGCGTTCATGCTCGGCCTGGCCGTGTTCTACGGCGAGTGGCTGAACGGGGCGAACCTGTGA
- a CDS encoding UDP-N-acetylmuramoyl-tripeptide--D-alanyl-D-alanine ligase → MIDMTLARIAEITGGRLSPEAAPDTHVTGFVEFDSRKIGPGGLFVAFPGARVDGHDFVDKAAEAGAAASLTTREVGRPSVIVEKLPPREGDNSDLAANDPDGSAAGVVDGMSKLASAVARELTDSHGLTIVGVTGSAGKTSTKDLIAAVLSRAGETVAPPGSFNNEIGHPYTVLRCTEDTDFLVAEMSARGVGHIAHLAAIAPPKIGVVLNVGSAHIGEFGSRENIAKAKGELVEALPESGVAVLNADDELVAGMAARADARVVTFSESGNTAADYYATGVELDAVARASFTMHTPNGEPQRVTLGVFGAHQVGNALAAAAVGTELGMDAATVAEALSAASSVSVNRMDVNTRADGLTVINDAYNANPESMRAAIAALGYTAAARPGVRSVAVLGEMSELGAGATQEHALLADELARYRVTHLVAVGKSDAMGALTQRAGDRGIHTTAVADTDEAAQAVRELLASAPAGEENWRERDDRDVVLVKASNAARLWVVAEALLQGHTLR, encoded by the coding sequence ATGATCGACATGACGCTGGCGCGCATCGCCGAGATCACCGGCGGGCGCTTGAGCCCGGAAGCAGCCCCGGACACACACGTCACCGGGTTTGTGGAGTTCGATTCGCGCAAAATCGGCCCCGGCGGGCTCTTCGTCGCCTTCCCGGGGGCGCGCGTGGACGGTCACGACTTCGTGGACAAGGCCGCCGAGGCCGGCGCCGCCGCGTCGTTGACGACGAGGGAGGTGGGTAGGCCTTCGGTGATCGTCGAGAAGCTGCCGCCCCGCGAGGGCGACAACTCGGACCTGGCAGCGAACGACCCGGACGGCTCCGCGGCGGGCGTGGTGGACGGCATGTCCAAGCTGGCGTCCGCTGTCGCGCGTGAGCTGACGGACTCGCACGGGCTGACCATCGTCGGTGTGACAGGTTCTGCGGGCAAGACGTCGACGAAGGACCTTATCGCGGCTGTGCTTTCGCGCGCTGGCGAGACGGTGGCGCCCCCGGGCAGCTTCAACAACGAGATCGGCCACCCGTACACGGTGCTGCGATGCACCGAAGACACAGACTTTCTGGTCGCGGAGATGTCGGCGCGCGGCGTCGGCCACATCGCGCACCTGGCCGCCATCGCGCCGCCGAAGATCGGCGTGGTGCTCAACGTCGGCTCCGCGCACATCGGCGAGTTCGGCTCCCGCGAAAACATCGCAAAGGCGAAGGGGGAGCTGGTGGAGGCGCTGCCTGAAAGCGGCGTCGCAGTGCTCAACGCGGACGACGAGCTCGTCGCCGGCATGGCCGCCCGCGCGGACGCGCGCGTGGTCACCTTCTCCGAATCCGGCAACACGGCCGCAGACTACTATGCCACGGGCGTCGAGCTCGACGCGGTCGCTCGCGCGTCCTTTACTATGCACACCCCGAACGGAGAGCCGCAGCGCGTCACGCTCGGCGTGTTCGGCGCGCACCAGGTGGGCAATGCGCTCGCCGCGGCGGCCGTGGGCACGGAGCTGGGCATGGATGCGGCCACCGTGGCCGAGGCGCTTTCCGCGGCCAGTTCGGTGTCCGTCAACCGCATGGACGTCAATACGCGCGCCGACGGCTTGACCGTGATCAACGACGCCTACAACGCCAACCCCGAATCCATGCGCGCGGCCATCGCTGCGCTCGGCTACACCGCCGCCGCCCGCCCGGGCGTGCGCTCGGTGGCCGTGCTCGGCGAGATGAGCGAGCTCGGCGCGGGCGCCACACAGGAGCATGCGCTGCTCGCGGACGAGTTGGCGCGCTACCGGGTGACCCACCTTGTGGCCGTCGGCAAGTCCGACGCGATGGGCGCGCTGACTCAGCGTGCCGGGGACAGAGGCATCCACACCACCGCCGTCGCCGACACCGACGAAGCCGCGCAGGCCGTGCGCGAGCTGTTGGCGTCCGCGCCAGCAGGGGAGGAGAATTGGCGCGAGCGCGACGACCGGGATGTTGTGCTGGTCAAAGCTTCCAACGCCGCCCGGCTATGGGTGGTGGCGGAGGCGCTCCTGCAAGGGCATACGCTTAGGTAG
- the murD gene encoding UDP-N-acetylmuramoyl-L-alanine--D-glutamate ligase has protein sequence MTQPILPDYTLVAGAGVSGLGAAQLLERAGARFTVVDDSDAGRARAAAAGYDACTGDEARARFHEVGLVVTSPGWRPDTPLLVDAASAGIDVIGDVELCFRLDRAGVFGKPRTWLVVTGTNGKTTTTGMLAQMMIEAGKDTGLRAGACGNIGVAVGEAMLEPERLDVLVAELSSFQLHWSSQLVPDAGVLLNLADDHIDWHGSFAEYAAAKAKVLKAPVAVAGVDDTEVARIAASTGRDDIVGFTLGEPADGQVGVAGGRIVAKLGGATVDVASADGIEPAGAAGVLDALAATAVALTQGATPEHIQRALNAYQVAGHRGTLVHSGGGVDWVDNSKATNPHAADSALTGAGSVVWVAGGQLKGASVDAVVKAHAKQFRAVALLGVDRELIRTSLQQAAPEVPVFVSDAQDPSQAMDEVVAWAAAQAQPGDTVLLAPAAASLDMFSGMSARGDAFAAAAMRHWNPHNK, from the coding sequence GTGACGCAGCCGATTTTGCCGGACTACACCCTGGTCGCCGGTGCCGGGGTGTCTGGCCTTGGTGCGGCGCAGCTGCTCGAGCGCGCCGGCGCCCGCTTCACCGTCGTGGACGACAGTGATGCCGGCCGCGCCCGCGCCGCGGCTGCCGGCTACGACGCCTGCACCGGCGACGAAGCGCGCGCTCGCTTCCATGAGGTCGGGCTTGTGGTCACATCGCCCGGGTGGCGGCCGGATACGCCCTTGCTTGTCGACGCCGCATCCGCCGGCATCGACGTCATAGGCGACGTCGAGCTGTGCTTCCGGCTGGACCGCGCCGGAGTCTTCGGCAAGCCCCGCACCTGGCTCGTGGTCACTGGCACGAACGGCAAAACCACCACGACCGGCATGCTCGCGCAGATGATGATTGAGGCAGGCAAGGACACCGGCCTGCGAGCTGGCGCCTGCGGCAACATCGGCGTCGCGGTGGGGGAGGCGATGCTCGAGCCCGAGCGCCTGGATGTGCTGGTGGCGGAGCTTTCCAGCTTCCAGTTGCACTGGTCCTCCCAGCTCGTGCCGGATGCGGGTGTGTTGCTGAACCTGGCGGACGATCACATCGACTGGCACGGCAGTTTCGCCGAGTACGCCGCGGCCAAGGCGAAGGTGCTCAAAGCGCCTGTGGCGGTGGCGGGCGTCGACGACACCGAGGTGGCGCGCATCGCCGCCAGCACGGGACGCGACGACATTGTCGGGTTCACGCTCGGCGAGCCGGCGGACGGCCAGGTTGGTGTGGCGGGCGGACGCATCGTCGCAAAGCTTGGCGGTGCGACCGTGGATGTCGCATCGGCTGACGGCATCGAGCCCGCCGGTGCCGCCGGCGTGCTGGACGCGCTGGCCGCCACCGCGGTGGCGCTGACGCAGGGGGCCACGCCCGAGCACATCCAGCGCGCGCTGAACGCATACCAGGTGGCGGGCCACCGCGGCACGCTCGTGCACTCCGGCGGTGGGGTGGACTGGGTGGACAACTCCAAGGCCACCAACCCGCACGCGGCGGATTCGGCGCTCACCGGCGCGGGCTCCGTGGTGTGGGTCGCCGGCGGGCAGCTCAAGGGGGCGTCCGTGGACGCTGTGGTCAAGGCCCATGCAAAGCAGTTCCGCGCGGTGGCGCTGCTGGGCGTGGACCGGGAGCTGATCCGCACCTCGCTTCAGCAGGCGGCGCCGGAGGTGCCCGTGTTTGTCTCCGACGCGCAGGACCCGTCGCAGGCGATGGACGAGGTCGTCGCGTGGGCGGCCGCGCAGGCACAGCCGGGCGACACCGTGCTTTTGGCGCCTGCGGCGGCGAGCTTGGACATGTTTTCCGGCATGTCTGCGCGTGGCGACGCATTCGCGGCCGCTGCAATGCGACACTGGAACCCGCACAACAAGTAA
- a CDS encoding UDP-N-acetylmuramoyl-L-alanyl-D-glutamate--2,6-diaminopimelate ligase gives MTSLQQLADIAGARIVNPPSADAPVTFVGLDSQNVEPGGLFAALPGTRVHGATYAFDSAAGAILTDEAGLAIIQQTADRRPVLVVEDVRAILGYVAAEVYGHPSQSFTLLGVTGTSGKTTTTYMLEKGLTAAGCKVGLIGTTGTKIMGRDVATELTTPEAPMLQRLFAQMRDEGVTHVVMEVSSHALMLGRVTGSDFDVAAFTNLSQDHLDFHPTMEDYFQAKALFFEPGSEMRAKRSVVCVDDEWGQRMAELAEAPVTVATTGDADITAELVRIDDQGRQRIQLTADDTYEFTLPMPGAFNVANAALAAAVATTAGVELAPFLRGLEQAAVPGRMERIDEGQPFVAVVDYAHKPAAIGAVLATLRGQVEGRIGVAVGAGGDRDSSKRPLMGAEAAKGADFVVVTDDNPRTEDPAAIRASVLAGAREAGTDAEIVEVSPRGKAIDALVEWARPGDAVIVVGKGHEVGQLVGTEKLHFDDREEMRRAITERQSRA, from the coding sequence ATGACAAGCTTGCAGCAGCTCGCCGACATCGCTGGCGCGCGCATCGTCAACCCGCCGAGCGCGGATGCGCCGGTGACCTTCGTCGGCCTTGATTCGCAAAACGTCGAGCCCGGCGGCCTGTTCGCCGCGCTGCCCGGCACCCGCGTGCACGGCGCGACCTACGCGTTCGACTCCGCCGCCGGCGCCATACTTACGGACGAAGCCGGCCTGGCGATCATCCAGCAGACTGCCGACCGCCGCCCGGTGCTGGTGGTCGAGGACGTGCGGGCAATCTTGGGCTATGTGGCGGCTGAGGTGTACGGACACCCGTCGCAAAGCTTCACGCTCCTCGGCGTGACCGGCACCTCCGGCAAAACCACCACCACCTACATGCTGGAAAAGGGCCTGACCGCCGCCGGCTGCAAGGTGGGGCTTATCGGCACAACCGGCACGAAGATCATGGGCCGGGACGTGGCCACGGAGCTGACCACGCCCGAGGCGCCGATGCTGCAGCGGCTGTTCGCGCAGATGCGTGATGAGGGCGTCACGCACGTGGTCATGGAGGTCTCCTCGCACGCGCTGATGCTGGGCCGCGTCACCGGTTCGGACTTCGACGTCGCCGCGTTTACGAACCTCTCACAGGACCACCTGGATTTCCACCCGACCATGGAGGATTACTTCCAGGCGAAGGCGCTGTTTTTCGAACCGGGAAGCGAGATGCGCGCCAAGCGCAGCGTCGTCTGCGTCGATGACGAGTGGGGCCAACGCATGGCCGAGCTCGCCGAGGCACCGGTCACCGTCGCCACTACGGGCGACGCCGATATCACCGCGGAGCTTGTGCGTATCGACGACCAAGGCCGCCAACGCATCCAGCTCACTGCCGACGACACCTACGAGTTCACCCTGCCTATGCCGGGCGCGTTCAACGTGGCCAACGCGGCGCTCGCAGCGGCGGTCGCGACAACCGCAGGTGTGGAGCTCGCGCCGTTCTTGCGCGGCCTGGAGCAGGCGGCGGTGCCGGGGCGCATGGAGCGTATCGACGAAGGCCAGCCCTTTGTCGCGGTCGTGGACTACGCCCACAAACCGGCCGCCATCGGCGCGGTGCTGGCCACACTGCGCGGCCAGGTAGAAGGCCGCATCGGCGTGGCCGTCGGCGCGGGCGGCGACCGCGATTCCTCCAAGCGCCCGCTGATGGGTGCCGAGGCCGCCAAGGGCGCGGACTTCGTGGTGGTCACTGACGACAACCCGCGCACCGAAGACCCCGCCGCCATCCGCGCGTCAGTGCTCGCGGGCGCGCGCGAAGCCGGCACCGACGCTGAAATTGTGGAGGTCAGCCCCCGTGGCAAGGCCATTGACGCGCTCGTGGAGTGGGCCCGTCCCGGCGACGCCGTGATCGTGGTGGGCAAGGGCCACGAAGTCGGCCAGCTCGTGGGCACCGAGAAACTGCACTTCGACGACCGCGAAGAGATGCGCAGGGCAATCACAGAAAGGCAATCTCGAGCATGA
- a CDS encoding peptidoglycan D,D-transpeptidase FtsI family protein, with translation MYWLGIAFLAVAALLIGRLFWVQVIIGDELREQANDQRSRTYVDRARRGEILDRDGNKMAYTMQARSLTVSPVQLRRELKEQQELEMRVDGLSAEEIAAQVDARVEDVLRTMANEIPGMIGDGEVVRDAPANTATGEPTTKVGQVSAKEILDKLHADSSYEVLVRNVDPDVAATVAEAFHGIAADHQDIRQYPNGAVGENIIGKVSMDGQGQFGMEASRDADLTGIDGRSTEDVSANGQSIPGSLRDVVPAVGGAQIELTIDLDLQTYVQQTLEQAKANSLAKEAQAVVLDTHTGEVLAMANTDTINPNGNVDQQVKQGKDFENPSVSHPFEPGSVAKVVTAAAAIDQGLTDPFEVHQVPGSIDMAGVTVRDAWEHGVMPYTTAGIFGKSSNVGTLQLAQRLGEERFWDYLNRFGIGQGTGIELPNESAGLLPVLEQWSGGTFANLPIGQGMSWTTLQMAGVFQTIANEGERIQPRIIHKITGPDGEEIAQEEPQRTRVISEEAARTTLDMFRAAFQEDPAGVNNGTAQGNNLEGYQFSGKTGTAQKVNPDTGAYSNSAYWITFAGVAPADDPRFVVAIMLDEPQRGVLEGGNGGQSAAPIFKQISGWLLNRENVPLSPPAEPYPLQGQ, from the coding sequence GTGTACTGGCTCGGCATCGCCTTTTTGGCGGTGGCAGCCCTGCTCATCGGCCGCCTGTTCTGGGTGCAGGTGATTATCGGCGACGAACTCCGTGAGCAGGCCAACGACCAGCGCAGCCGCACTTACGTGGACCGTGCGCGCCGCGGCGAGATCCTGGACCGCGACGGCAACAAGATGGCCTACACCATGCAAGCCCGCTCCCTGACCGTCTCCCCCGTGCAACTGCGCAGGGAGCTCAAAGAGCAGCAGGAGCTTGAGATGCGCGTGGACGGGCTGTCTGCGGAGGAGATCGCGGCCCAGGTGGATGCCCGCGTCGAGGACGTGTTGCGCACGATGGCGAACGAGATCCCGGGGATGATCGGCGACGGGGAGGTGGTGCGTGACGCACCTGCGAACACCGCCACCGGCGAGCCGACCACCAAGGTCGGCCAGGTCAGCGCCAAGGAGATCCTGGACAAGTTGCACGCGGACTCCAGCTACGAGGTGCTGGTGCGCAACGTCGACCCGGACGTGGCCGCAACCGTCGCGGAGGCCTTCCACGGCATCGCGGCGGACCACCAGGACATCCGCCAGTACCCGAATGGCGCGGTCGGCGAGAACATCATCGGCAAGGTCTCCATGGACGGCCAGGGACAGTTCGGCATGGAAGCGTCCCGCGACGCGGACCTGACAGGCATCGACGGCCGCTCCACCGAGGACGTGTCCGCGAACGGCCAGTCAATTCCGGGCTCGCTTCGCGACGTCGTCCCGGCCGTCGGCGGCGCCCAGATCGAGCTGACCATCGACCTGGACCTGCAGACCTACGTCCAGCAGACCCTGGAACAGGCCAAGGCCAACTCACTGGCGAAGGAAGCCCAGGCGGTGGTCCTGGACACCCACACGGGTGAAGTGCTGGCGATGGCCAACACCGACACGATCAACCCGAACGGCAACGTGGACCAGCAGGTGAAGCAGGGCAAGGATTTTGAAAACCCGAGCGTGTCGCACCCCTTCGAACCTGGCTCCGTGGCAAAGGTGGTCACCGCGGCCGCGGCGATCGACCAGGGGCTGACTGACCCGTTCGAGGTGCACCAGGTGCCGGGCTCCATCGATATGGCAGGCGTTACGGTGCGCGACGCTTGGGAACACGGTGTAATGCCGTACACCACCGCCGGCATCTTCGGTAAGTCCTCCAACGTGGGCACGCTCCAGCTGGCCCAGCGCCTGGGGGAGGAGCGGTTCTGGGATTACCTGAACCGCTTCGGCATCGGCCAAGGCACCGGAATTGAGCTGCCCAACGAGTCCGCGGGCCTGCTTCCTGTGCTGGAGCAGTGGTCCGGCGGCACGTTTGCCAACCTGCCCATCGGCCAGGGCATGAGCTGGACCACGCTGCAGATGGCCGGCGTGTTCCAGACCATCGCGAATGAGGGCGAGCGCATCCAGCCGCGCATCATCCACAAGATCACCGGCCCGGACGGGGAGGAGATCGCGCAGGAGGAGCCGCAGCGCACACGCGTGATCAGCGAGGAGGCCGCGCGCACCACGCTGGACATGTTCCGCGCCGCGTTCCAGGAGGACCCGGCCGGCGTCAACAACGGCACGGCCCAGGGCAACAACCTGGAGGGCTACCAGTTCTCCGGCAAGACCGGCACCGCACAGAAGGTCAACCCGGACACCGGCGCGTATTCCAACAGCGCCTACTGGATCACCTTCGCCGGTGTCGCCCCCGCGGACGACCCGCGCTTCGTCGTCGCCATCATGCTGGACGAGCCGCAGCGCGGCGTGCTCGAGGGCGGCAACGGTGGGCAGTCCGCGGCCCCGATTTTCAAGCAGATTTCGGGCTGGCTGCTCAACCGTGAGAACGTGCCGCTGAGCCCGCCGGCAGAGCCGTACCCGTTGCAGGGCCAGTAG